One genomic region from Kamptonema formosum PCC 6407 encodes:
- the tuf gene encoding elongation factor Tu translates to MARAKFERTKPHVNIGTIGHVDHGKTTLTAAITMTLSALGQAKARKYDEIDAAPEEKARGITINTAHVEYETEQRHYAHVDCPGHADYVKNMITGAAQMDGGILVVSAADGPMPQTREHILLAKQVGVPSLVVFLNKEDMVDDAELLELVELEVRELLSSYDFPGDDIPIVTGSGLKALEAMTANPKIKKGENEWIDKIYKLMEEVDAYIPTPEREIDKPFLMAVEDVFSITGRGTVATGRIERGKIKVGETVELVGIKDTRSTTVTGVEMFTKSLEEGLAGDNVGLLLRGIEKKDIERGMVIAKPKSITPHTQFESEVYILKKEEGGRHTPFFSGYRPQFYVRTTDVTGTINQFTSDDGSEAEMVMPGDRIKMTVELINPIAIEQGMRFAIREGGRTVGAGVVSKILK, encoded by the coding sequence ATGGCACGCGCAAAATTTGAACGGACGAAACCCCACGTAAATATCGGCACTATCGGTCACGTCGATCACGGCAAAACAACTTTAACCGCCGCAATTACGATGACCCTATCTGCCCTTGGTCAGGCTAAGGCTAGGAAGTATGATGAAATCGACGCTGCGCCTGAAGAAAAAGCGCGGGGTATTACGATTAACACAGCTCACGTCGAATATGAGACGGAACAACGGCACTACGCTCACGTAGACTGTCCCGGTCACGCTGACTATGTGAAAAACATGATCACTGGTGCTGCTCAAATGGACGGCGGTATCCTCGTGGTATCAGCAGCAGATGGCCCCATGCCTCAAACCCGCGAACACATCCTACTTGCCAAGCAAGTTGGGGTTCCTAGTCTGGTTGTCTTCTTGAATAAAGAAGACATGGTAGACGACGCAGAACTACTGGAACTGGTGGAACTGGAAGTTCGCGAACTCCTGAGTTCTTATGATTTTCCCGGCGATGATATCCCCATTGTGACTGGTTCGGGATTGAAGGCTCTCGAAGCGATGACTGCTAATCCCAAGATCAAGAAAGGCGAGAATGAGTGGATCGATAAGATCTACAAGCTGATGGAAGAAGTAGACGCTTACATTCCCACCCCAGAACGCGAAATTGACAAGCCCTTCCTGATGGCAGTTGAAGACGTATTCTCGATTACTGGTCGGGGTACGGTGGCTACTGGCCGGATCGAACGCGGAAAAATTAAAGTTGGCGAAACTGTGGAATTAGTGGGTATTAAGGATACTCGCAGCACTACCGTAACTGGTGTGGAAATGTTCACCAAGTCTCTGGAAGAAGGTCTGGCTGGCGACAACGTGGGTCTGCTGCTTCGGGGGATTGAAAAGAAGGATATTGAACGGGGCATGGTAATTGCTAAGCCCAAATCGATTACTCCTCATACTCAGTTTGAATCTGAAGTTTATATCCTTAAGAAGGAAGAAGGCGGCCGACACACGCCGTTTTTCTCCGGCTACCGCCCTCAGTTCTACGTCCGCACGACGGATGTAACTGGTACGATCAATCAGTTCACCAGTGATGATGGTAGCGAAGCTGAAATGGTGATGCCGGGAGACCGCATCAAAATGACAGTGGAACTGATCAACCCGATCGCTATTGAACAAGGGATGCGTTTCGCTATTCGCGAAGGTGGCCGCACTGTAGGTGCTGGCGTTGTCTCCAAAATCCTCAAGTAG
- the fusA gene encoding elongation factor G yields the protein MARSVPLERTRNIGIAAHIDAGKTTTTERILFYSGVVHKMGEVHEGTAVTDWMAQERERGITITAAAITTSWKDYKINIIDTPGHVDFTIEVERSMRVLDGVIAVFCSVGGVQPQSETVWRQADRYKVPRIVFVNKMDRTGANFYKVYAQICDRMRANAVPIQIPIGSESEFKGIVDLVKMKAYIYTTDLGTDVEETEIPEDLQELAQEYRTKLVESAAETSDDLMEKYFEGQELTEAEIMSALRKGTIAGTIVPMLCGSAFKNKGVQLLLDAVIDYLPSPLEVPPIQGTLPNGDTAERGADDNAAMSALAFKIMADPYGRLTFVRVYSGILKKGSYVMNSTKDKKERISRLIVLKADDRIEVDELRAGDLGAALGLKDTFTGDTLCDDTAPIVLESLFIPEPVISVAVEPKTKADMEKLSKALQSLSEEDPTFRVRVDHETNQTVIAGMGELHLEILVDRMLREFKVEANVGAPQVAYRETIRKAVRAEGKFIRQSGGKGQYGHVVIELEPGEPGTGFEFVSKIVGGAVPKEYIGPAEQGMKEACESGIVAGYPVIDLKATMVDGSYHDVDSSEMAFKIAGSMAIKEAVMKATPVLLEPMMKVEVEVPEDYIGNIIGDLNSRRGQIEGQETEQGLAKVAAKVPLAQMFGYATDIRSKTQGRGIFTMEFSHYEEVPRNVAEAIIAKSKGNS from the coding sequence GTGGCACGTTCCGTCCCGCTTGAGAGAACACGCAATATTGGTATTGCCGCCCACATTGATGCGGGCAAAACAACAACGACTGAAAGAATCCTGTTTTATTCCGGCGTGGTTCACAAGATGGGTGAAGTCCACGAGGGAACAGCAGTTACCGACTGGATGGCTCAAGAGCGGGAGCGTGGAATCACCATTACTGCCGCTGCCATTACTACCAGTTGGAAAGATTACAAGATTAATATCATTGATACTCCGGGTCACGTAGACTTCACAATTGAAGTTGAGCGATCGATGCGGGTATTGGATGGAGTAATCGCCGTATTTTGTTCAGTCGGCGGAGTCCAGCCCCAATCTGAGACAGTCTGGAGACAAGCCGATCGCTATAAAGTACCTCGGATTGTATTCGTAAACAAGATGGATCGCACGGGTGCGAACTTCTATAAAGTTTACGCTCAGATTTGCGATCGCATGAGAGCCAACGCCGTCCCCATCCAGATCCCCATCGGTAGCGAAAGCGAATTTAAAGGGATTGTCGATTTGGTAAAGATGAAAGCCTACATCTACACCACCGACCTCGGCACCGACGTTGAAGAAACCGAAATCCCTGAAGACCTCCAAGAGTTAGCCCAAGAGTATCGCACCAAATTAGTCGAATCGGCGGCAGAAACCTCCGACGACCTAATGGAAAAATACTTTGAAGGGCAAGAACTCACAGAAGCAGAAATCATGTCTGCCCTGCGGAAAGGCACGATCGCAGGTACGATCGTCCCCATGCTATGCGGTTCCGCCTTCAAAAACAAAGGCGTGCAGCTCTTGCTAGATGCAGTGATCGACTACCTACCCTCCCCCTTAGAAGTTCCCCCAATTCAGGGAACCTTGCCCAACGGCGATACAGCCGAACGGGGAGCCGATGACAATGCGGCAATGTCCGCCTTGGCATTCAAAATCATGGCAGACCCCTACGGCCGTCTGACCTTCGTGCGAGTTTACTCCGGAATCCTCAAAAAAGGCAGCTACGTGATGAACTCCACTAAGGACAAAAAAGAGCGGATTTCTCGCTTAATCGTCCTTAAAGCCGACGATCGCATCGAAGTAGACGAACTTCGAGCCGGCGACTTAGGAGCAGCCTTGGGTCTCAAAGACACCTTTACCGGCGACACGCTCTGCGATGACACCGCTCCCATTGTTCTGGAGTCGTTGTTCATCCCCGAACCCGTGATTTCCGTAGCGGTCGAACCCAAAACCAAAGCCGACATGGAGAAACTCTCCAAAGCTCTGCAATCTCTCTCCGAGGAAGATCCTACCTTCCGAGTCAGAGTTGACCACGAAACCAACCAGACAGTCATCGCCGGTATGGGCGAACTGCACCTGGAAATTCTGGTTGACCGGATGCTGCGAGAGTTCAAAGTCGAAGCCAACGTCGGCGCACCCCAGGTAGCCTACCGCGAAACCATTCGCAAAGCCGTCCGCGCTGAAGGCAAATTCATCCGTCAAAGCGGCGGTAAAGGTCAGTACGGCCACGTCGTCATCGAACTGGAACCTGGGGAACCAGGAACCGGCTTTGAATTCGTCTCCAAAATTGTTGGTGGCGCTGTACCCAAAGAGTACATCGGCCCCGCAGAACAAGGGATGAAAGAAGCTTGCGAATCCGGCATTGTCGCTGGCTATCCAGTGATCGACCTTAAAGCCACGATGGTAGATGGGTCTTACCACGATGTAGACTCCTCCGAAATGGCATTTAAGATCGCCGGCTCAATGGCCATCAAAGAAGCCGTGATGAAAGCAACGCCCGTGCTGCTAGAGCCTATGATGAAAGTAGAGGTCGAAGTGCCCGAAGATTATATCGGGAACATCATCGGCGACCTCAACTCTCGCCGGGGTCAGATTGAAGGTCAAGAGACGGAACAAGGACTTGCCAAAGTTGCGGCCAAAGTTCCTTTGGCACAAATGTTTGGTTATGCCACAGACATCCGCTCGAAAACCCAAGGTCGCGGGATCTTCACAATGGAATTCAGCCATTACGAAGAAGTCCCCCGCAACGTGGCTGAAGCCATCATCGCCAAGAGCAAAGGGAACTCTTAA
- a CDS encoding class II glutamine amidotransferase, which yields MCQLLGMNCNVPTDICFSFEGFSARGGKTDIHADGWGIAFFEGLGCRLFLEAQPSVSSAVAKLLRGYPIHSTNVIAHIRKATQGEITLENCHPFQRELWGRYWVFAHNGNLPEFEPENAGFYQAVGQTDSEKAFCLILETLRQHFPQSKPPLEELYSVLADISKILAAKGVFNYLFSDGEHLFAHCSTLLTYIVRQAPFGTAHLVDEDLTLDFRELTGESDRVAVIATVPLTDNEVWTQMQPGEMLVFQDGLPLKF from the coding sequence ATGTGCCAACTGCTAGGAATGAACTGCAATGTGCCAACGGATATTTGCTTTTCTTTTGAGGGCTTTTCCGCAAGAGGCGGCAAAACAGATATTCACGCTGACGGTTGGGGCATTGCCTTTTTTGAGGGTTTGGGATGCCGTCTGTTTTTAGAAGCTCAACCTTCCGTCAGTTCTGCTGTAGCCAAATTGTTGCGGGGCTATCCTATCCATTCTACTAATGTAATTGCCCACATCCGTAAAGCTACTCAAGGTGAAATTACTCTAGAAAACTGTCATCCTTTTCAGCGGGAACTGTGGGGTCGCTATTGGGTATTTGCTCATAACGGTAATTTGCCCGAATTTGAGCCGGAAAATGCAGGTTTTTATCAAGCAGTCGGTCAAACTGACAGTGAAAAAGCATTTTGTTTGATACTAGAAACTTTGCGGCAACACTTTCCTCAAAGTAAACCTCCATTAGAAGAACTTTATTCAGTTCTCGCAGATATTAGTAAAATTCTGGCAGCAAAAGGTGTATTTAACTATTTGTTTTCGGATGGAGAACACTTATTTGCACATTGCTCAACGCTGCTAACTTATATTGTGCGTCAAGCACCTTTTGGTACTGCTCATTTAGTTGACGAAGACTTAACTTTAGATTTTCGAGAGTTAACGGGGGAAAGCGATCGCGTGGCTGTAATTGCTACTGTTCCGCTTACTGATAACGAAGTTTGGACGCAGATGCAGCCGGGGGAAATGTTAGTATTTCAGGATGGGTTGCCACTCAAATTTTAA
- the rpsJ gene encoding 30S ribosomal protein S10 translates to MATIQQQKIRIRLKAFDRRILDASCEKIVDTANRTAATAIGPIPLPTKRRIFCLLRSPHVDKDSREHFETRTHRRIIDIHQPSAKTIDALMKLDLPAGVDIEVKL, encoded by the coding sequence ATGGCAACTATCCAACAACAAAAAATCCGCATTCGCCTCAAAGCCTTCGATCGCCGTATTCTTGACGCATCTTGCGAGAAGATTGTAGATACAGCAAACCGGACTGCGGCAACTGCGATCGGCCCGATTCCCTTACCTACGAAACGGCGGATATTCTGTTTGCTGCGATCGCCCCACGTTGATAAAGATTCACGGGAACACTTCGAGACTCGTACTCATCGCCGCATTATCGACATTCATCAGCCTTCCGCTAAAACTATTGATGCTTTGATGAAACTGGACTTGCCAGCCGGTGTGGATATTGAAGTGAAACTTTAG
- a CDS encoding SAM hydrolase/SAM-dependent halogenase family protein, translating into MFKTKIITLLTDFGLSDVYVGVLKGAIAQINPQLTIVDLTHQIPPQNIAAGRFCLMTAYPYFPAGTVHIAVVDPGVGSSRRGVAVKCANCVLVGPDNGLFSGVLSHESAMPTAGYTYAAVELSNPQYWRTSQPSSTFHGRDIFATVGAHLASGVPLEELGRAIDPDSLVRSPIPACTPTTNCVDGCIQYIDYFGNLITNIPGTLVAGKSWSVAIARSKLSSESDRDFVIPSGTSYSSAESGNLIALVGSHGWVEIAVFRGNAQAFLGIDWWAKVEVKIHDNIILDAALQSSEPETKQPKSGK; encoded by the coding sequence ATGTTTAAAACTAAAATAATAACTCTGCTGACAGATTTTGGCTTGAGCGATGTCTACGTTGGTGTCCTCAAAGGCGCGATCGCTCAAATCAACCCGCAATTAACGATCGTAGACCTCACCCATCAAATTCCGCCGCAAAATATTGCTGCGGGTAGATTTTGCCTGATGACTGCATATCCTTATTTTCCTGCGGGAACCGTACATATTGCTGTTGTCGATCCGGGAGTTGGAAGTAGTAGACGCGGTGTAGCAGTGAAATGTGCCAATTGCGTGCTGGTGGGGCCGGATAATGGCTTGTTTAGCGGGGTTTTGAGTCACGAGAGTGCGATGCCTACGGCTGGCTACACCTACGCGGCTGTAGAATTAAGTAACCCGCAATATTGGCGGACATCTCAACCTAGCAGCACTTTTCACGGTCGAGATATTTTTGCGACGGTGGGAGCTCACTTAGCTAGTGGGGTTCCTTTGGAGGAGTTGGGACGAGCCATAGATCCTGATAGTCTAGTGCGATCGCCTATTCCAGCTTGTACTCCCACAACGAACTGTGTAGATGGCTGTATTCAGTATATCGATTATTTTGGCAATTTGATTACTAATATTCCGGGAACTTTGGTTGCGGGTAAAAGTTGGTCTGTTGCGATCGCGCGGTCAAAACTTAGCAGCGAGTCCGATCGAGATTTTGTCATACCCAGTGGCACAAGTTACAGCAGCGCCGAATCTGGTAATTTGATTGCTTTAGTTGGTTCTCATGGTTGGGTAGAAATTGCAGTTTTTCGCGGTAATGCTCAAGCTTTTTTAGGAATAGATTGGTGGGCAAAGGTGGAGGTTAAAATTCATGATAATATAATTCTTGATGCGGCTTTACAATCTTCTGAACCTGAAACTAAGCAGCCTAAATCGGGAAAGTAA
- a CDS encoding nSTAND1 domain-containing NTPase, with product MTISPDSESASTPEPITQIRQDTDNNQGQVIAQMIGGFALGQLIIHQSQTQTLPKTIETATDSVELGENPYQGLKPFWEMDGDRFFGRDIEINKLWSRFQELYGDRTKIRVLPIYGPSGSGKSSLARAGLIPALGKQPLPGKDRGRVVVLTPGNDPLEALATVLARIATKDETPVAKTREFKQELLELNEKQEFDGLRRIANVLPDIAFAPLIVLVDQFEELYTYTLCNDEQVRSAFVENLLCAASDSSQRVSVIITMRSDFLGKTQQHPRLNQLFSSQGFLVPIMQPEELAIAITEPAKQKGYELDKATVQLLVEQSKGQEGALPLLQFALTQIWEGLRNKIEPADTLKQIGGVGGALANKAKSLYESLNTEQQKIARSTFLALIQLNDDHTATRRRAPISELITSKQDEPLVREVIERFADPGVWILVTFSNEQQVEMVEVAHEALIHKWKELQEWLKEHWENLRNKRKIEQSAFEWQDNRKSKDYLLQGRRLRDAREFIQAQKDNAETSLCGLAKEFVKASVKKHRINTLKSAPVLLVLSISILGFVHLQIIGRANSILSRDDCKADFEIKGLLEYMWWTRYANGLRDVKLCNEDLFKVQLPRIYILNANFDMANLSNSNFRGSRLPFSSFKGATLLSTDFSGKAVLTGADFGCNHSECATLFKANFENSNLSDANFQGAFLEEAIFKGSNLTRAKLDAAEGLTEEQLQDSILCDTGTRRPG from the coding sequence ATGACAATTTCTCCAGATTCCGAATCAGCTTCCACCCCTGAACCTATTACCCAGATTAGGCAAGATACAGACAACAATCAGGGACAGGTAATCGCCCAGATGATAGGTGGTTTTGCACTGGGGCAACTCATTATTCATCAGTCTCAAACTCAAACGCTACCTAAAACAATAGAAACTGCTACCGATTCCGTTGAATTGGGAGAAAACCCCTATCAAGGACTAAAGCCGTTTTGGGAAATGGACGGCGATCGCTTTTTTGGCAGAGATATCGAGATTAACAAACTGTGGTCACGTTTTCAGGAGTTGTATGGCGATCGCACTAAAATTCGAGTATTGCCGATTTATGGGCCATCAGGATCGGGTAAATCCTCATTAGCAAGGGCAGGGTTAATTCCAGCTTTAGGTAAGCAACCTTTACCCGGAAAGGATCGGGGGCGCGTAGTAGTATTGACTCCAGGTAATGACCCCCTTGAAGCTTTAGCTACGGTGTTAGCTCGGATCGCTACTAAGGATGAAACTCCCGTTGCTAAGACAAGGGAATTTAAACAAGAATTACTTGAACTTAACGAAAAGCAAGAATTTGACGGGCTGCGCCGTATTGCCAATGTTTTGCCTGATATCGCTTTTGCACCGTTGATTGTATTGGTAGATCAATTTGAGGAACTTTACACTTACACCCTCTGCAATGATGAGCAGGTGCGCTCTGCTTTTGTAGAGAATTTGCTTTGTGCGGCAAGCGACTCTTCTCAAAGAGTTTCAGTGATTATCACGATGCGGAGTGATTTTTTAGGGAAAACTCAGCAACATCCTCGCTTAAATCAACTGTTTTCCTCTCAGGGTTTTTTAGTCCCGATTATGCAGCCAGAGGAACTGGCGATCGCAATTACTGAACCTGCAAAACAGAAAGGCTACGAATTAGATAAGGCAACAGTACAGTTGCTTGTTGAACAATCCAAAGGACAGGAAGGAGCATTACCTCTGTTACAATTTGCCCTAACTCAGATTTGGGAAGGGTTGCGTAATAAGATAGAACCAGCAGATACCCTAAAGCAAATTGGCGGTGTCGGTGGAGCGTTGGCGAATAAAGCAAAAAGTTTGTATGAGTCTTTAAACACTGAACAACAAAAAATTGCCCGATCTACTTTTCTGGCTTTAATTCAATTGAATGACGATCATACAGCAACCCGTCGCCGTGCGCCTATTTCGGAACTGATTACCAGCAAACAGGATGAACCCCTTGTGCGAGAAGTAATTGAGCGTTTTGCTGATCCGGGTGTATGGATTTTAGTTACTTTTTCTAATGAGCAACAGGTGGAAATGGTGGAGGTTGCCCATGAAGCTTTAATTCACAAATGGAAAGAATTACAGGAGTGGCTTAAGGAACACTGGGAAAACCTTCGCAATAAGCGCAAAATTGAGCAATCTGCTTTCGAGTGGCAAGATAATCGAAAATCTAAGGATTATTTGCTTCAAGGGCGCAGACTCCGTGATGCTAGAGAATTTATACAGGCTCAAAAAGATAATGCTGAAACCTCACTATGTGGATTGGCAAAAGAATTTGTAAAAGCAAGTGTAAAAAAACACAGAATTAATACCTTAAAATCTGCTCCTGTTTTGCTTGTTTTATCAATATCCATTCTGGGTTTTGTTCATTTACAAATCATTGGTAGAGCAAATTCCATATTATCTCGTGATGACTGCAAAGCAGATTTTGAGATTAAAGGACTGTTGGAATATATGTGGTGGACAAGATATGCTAATGGACTTAGAGATGTGAAGCTCTGTAATGAAGATTTATTTAAAGTTCAACTTCCCCGTATATATATATTGAATGCAAATTTTGATATGGCTAATTTGTCTAATTCTAATTTCCGCGGATCTAGATTACCTTTTTCTAGCTTTAAAGGAGCAACGTTGTTATCTACTGACTTTAGTGGAAAAGCAGTATTGACAGGAGCAGATTTTGGGTGCAACCATTCTGAATGCGCTACTTTATTTAAGGCTAATTTTGAAAATTCAAATCTAAGCGATGCTAACTTTCAGGGAGCATTCTTGGAAGAAGCAATTTTCAAAGGCTCCAATCTAACAAGGGCTAAATTAGATGCAGCAGAGGGATTGACTGAAGAACAACTACAAGATTCAATACTCTGTGATACAGGAACTCGTCGTCCCGGATAA
- a CDS encoding HetZ-related protein — protein sequence MSVKFANSPATNNSPIAPMLTTVEEAAPVRSTNLNAAEKSSELGFDTITLADFMLKELQAALKSTTRSAQTVAMRIALEVERICQKSDRIQISGDVQSWQLTLARHRLQKCLEYYRLGSKQGRVELHSHLAAMIYRHVASFRANLNFQARYNMIEDFLQGFYIEALRAFRREHQMAADYTPRTQLELAEYMAFTEQYAKRQIGLPGRSRQRLIVLRAQGFAKGQPPETALDIEMAVESGKGEEAEAHSRSAAMQQVREQMVSESVDPAEAVLRDRVVSELIEYLQSQGQSECIDYLTLKLQDLSASDIDRILGLSPRQRDYLQQRFKYHVEKFARTQNWKLVHQWLGADLDQKLGMTSVQWEAFKATLSEEQLQLLELKRNQESDKAIASALKCTLKQVQKRWAGLLDMASQCRNSTTPANVGNAK from the coding sequence ATGTCTGTCAAGTTTGCTAACTCCCCCGCCACTAACAATTCTCCGATCGCTCCCATGCTGACAACTGTTGAAGAGGCTGCTCCTGTACGCTCTACTAATTTGAATGCCGCTGAAAAGAGTTCTGAGCTAGGCTTTGATACGATTACTCTGGCGGATTTCATGCTCAAGGAATTGCAAGCAGCACTGAAATCAACGACCAGAAGCGCTCAAACGGTGGCAATGCGAATCGCTTTAGAAGTGGAACGGATTTGTCAAAAGAGCGATCGCATCCAAATTTCTGGTGATGTTCAATCTTGGCAGCTTACCTTAGCCCGTCACCGTTTGCAAAAGTGCTTGGAATACTACCGCTTGGGTTCCAAACAGGGTCGCGTTGAGCTACATTCTCATCTAGCGGCAATGATTTACCGTCATGTTGCGTCTTTTCGAGCTAACTTAAATTTCCAAGCTCGTTACAACATGATTGAAGATTTCCTGCAAGGATTTTACATCGAAGCTCTGAGAGCTTTTCGTCGGGAACACCAAATGGCGGCTGACTATACACCGCGTACTCAATTAGAATTAGCGGAGTATATGGCATTCACGGAACAATATGCCAAACGTCAAATTGGTTTGCCGGGACGTTCTCGCCAAAGATTGATTGTACTTCGGGCTCAGGGTTTTGCTAAGGGCCAACCTCCCGAAACTGCTTTGGATATTGAAATGGCCGTAGAATCGGGTAAGGGCGAAGAAGCGGAAGCTCACAGTCGCTCAGCAGCGATGCAGCAGGTAAGGGAACAGATGGTTTCTGAGTCTGTCGATCCGGCGGAGGCGGTGTTGCGCGATCGCGTGGTCTCGGAGTTGATAGAATATTTGCAATCTCAAGGTCAGTCGGAGTGTATTGACTATCTGACTTTGAAACTCCAAGACCTCTCAGCTTCCGACATTGACCGGATTCTGGGTCTTTCTCCCCGCCAACGGGACTATCTACAACAACGTTTCAAGTACCATGTGGAAAAGTTTGCTCGTACCCAAAACTGGAAACTGGTACACCAATGGTTGGGTGCTGATTTGGATCAAAAGTTGGGTATGACTTCGGTACAGTGGGAAGCTTTTAAGGCAACGCTTTCAGAAGAACAGCTACAACTGCTGGAATTGAAGCGGAATCAAGAGAGCGATAAGGCGATCGCATCTGCTCTTAAATGTACTCTCAAACAAGTGCAAAAACGGTGGGCAGGGTTACTGGATATGGCTTCGCAGTGCCGTAATAGCACTACTCCTGCAAATGTGGGTAACGCCAAATGA
- the rpsG gene encoding 30S ribosomal protein S7 produces MSRRRVIQKRPIPADSVYNSRLVTMMVRRIMQSGKKSVASNIIYDAMKTIQERTGADPLDLFEKAVKNATPLVEVKARRVGGATYQVPMEVRSDRGTALALRWLIRFARARAGRSMSIKLANELMDAANETGSAIRKREETHRMAEANKAFAHYRY; encoded by the coding sequence ATGTCTCGCCGTAGGGTTATTCAAAAACGTCCGATTCCCGCTGACTCGGTTTATAACAGCCGCCTAGTCACGATGATGGTACGCCGCATTATGCAAAGTGGGAAAAAATCAGTTGCGTCAAACATTATTTACGATGCAATGAAAACCATCCAAGAACGGACGGGGGCCGATCCTTTGGATCTGTTTGAAAAAGCTGTCAAAAATGCAACACCTCTAGTAGAAGTGAAAGCGCGGCGGGTAGGCGGCGCAACCTACCAAGTCCCAATGGAAGTGCGCTCTGACAGAGGCACTGCTTTGGCCTTACGTTGGTTGATCCGGTTTGCACGGGCTAGAGCTGGTCGCTCCATGTCGATTAAGCTAGCGAATGAATTGATGGATGCCGCCAATGAAACGGGCAGTGCCATTCGTAAGCGCGAAGAAACCCACCGGATGGCAGAAGCAAACAAAGCTTTTGCCCACTATCGGTACTAA
- a CDS encoding PHP domain-containing protein, with amino-acid sequence MTVNLAPGLNLERPRTPTVLALKEVFQGLDADSCPGSYNFHLHTVCSDGQLRPDELMESAIAIGLKGLAITDHHSTNGYFQAQIWLERWILNDSESKLITPNLWTGIEISANLLNIEVHILGYAFEPGHSSLQPYLHGKTAIGDAYLAENVIDAIHQAGGLAVLAHPCRYRLSPNKLIPEAASFGIDGVETFYAYGNPIPWCPSPQQTMLVKELAKDWGLFNTCGTDTHGVNLLQKL; translated from the coding sequence ATGACTGTCAATCTGGCTCCGGGTTTAAATTTAGAAAGGCCGAGGACTCCTACGGTGCTTGCGCTCAAGGAAGTTTTTCAAGGTCTTGATGCTGATAGCTGTCCGGGTTCTTACAATTTTCATCTGCACACTGTTTGTTCTGATGGGCAGCTACGGCCAGATGAGTTGATGGAGTCTGCGATCGCGATCGGTTTGAAGGGGTTAGCTATTACCGATCATCATAGTACAAATGGCTATTTTCAAGCTCAGATTTGGTTGGAGCGTTGGATATTAAATGATTCTGAGAGTAAATTAATAACGCCTAATCTGTGGACTGGCATAGAAATTAGTGCAAATTTGTTGAATATTGAAGTACATATTCTCGGCTATGCTTTTGAGCCAGGACATTCTAGTTTACAGCCTTATTTGCATGGTAAAACTGCGATTGGAGATGCTTATCTGGCGGAAAATGTAATTGATGCGATTCATCAGGCTGGAGGTTTAGCAGTGTTGGCTCATCCTTGTCGCTATCGGCTTTCACCTAATAAGTTAATTCCAGAGGCGGCAAGTTTTGGAATTGATGGGGTAGAGACTTTTTATGCTTATGGTAATCCTATTCCTTGGTGTCCGAGTCCTCAGCAAACTATGTTAGTTAAAGAGCTTGCTAAGGATTGGGGTTTGTTTAATACTTGTGGGACTGATACTCATGGTGTTAATTTGTTGCAGAAGCTTTAA
- the rpsL gene encoding 30S ribosomal protein S12 has protein sequence MPTIQQLIRSAREETQKKTKSPALKSCPQRRGVCTRVYTTTPKKPNSALRKVARVRLTSGFEVTAYIPGIGHNLQEHSVVMIRGGRVKDLPGVRYHIIRGTLDTAGVKDRKQGRSKYGAKRPKAGAAKK, from the coding sequence ATGCCCACTATTCAGCAACTTATTCGCTCTGCACGAGAAGAAACGCAGAAAAAGACTAAATCCCCAGCTCTCAAGAGTTGCCCTCAGCGTCGTGGGGTCTGTACAAGAGTTTACACGACCACACCCAAAAAACCAAACTCAGCACTACGAAAGGTAGCGCGGGTGCGCCTAACCTCTGGTTTTGAAGTAACAGCCTACATTCCAGGCATTGGTCACAACCTCCAAGAACACTCAGTAGTGATGATTAGAGGCGGTCGGGTCAAAGACTTACCGGGAGTGAGATACCACATTATTCGTGGAACTTTAGACACCGCCGGAGTAAAAGACCGCAAACAAGGGCGTTCCAAATACGGAGCCAAACGTCCCAAAGCTGGCGCTGCCAAAAAATAA